In Bordetella holmesii ATCC 51541, the following proteins share a genomic window:
- a CDS encoding N-formylglutamate amidohydrolase family protein, translating to MSDIFHFEAGTAPLLISIPHLGSLIPETQKPLMTPLGLRSGDTDWHLDCLYAFGKKLGASFLWARYSRYVVDLNRPPNDESLYPGQAKTGLCPTQTFDGQPLYLDGRDSIADDEREARRIQYWQPYHDQLRTEIDRLRAQHGKVLLWEGHSIASVIPRLFDGKLPDLNIGTAAGASAAPGIQEIIERQLATQTDYSWAVNGRFKGATSLATTEIPLATCMRCSWKCANPPTWRSTIPMPGPRMRQPAWARW from the coding sequence ATGAGCGACATCTTTCATTTCGAGGCCGGCACCGCGCCGCTGCTGATCTCTATTCCTCATCTGGGTAGCCTGATTCCCGAGACGCAAAAGCCGCTCATGACGCCGCTGGGGTTGCGTTCAGGGGACACGGATTGGCATCTGGATTGCCTCTATGCCTTCGGTAAGAAGCTGGGTGCCTCGTTTCTGTGGGCGCGTTATTCGCGCTATGTGGTCGATTTGAACCGGCCGCCCAATGACGAGAGCCTTTATCCCGGCCAAGCCAAGACGGGCCTGTGCCCGACGCAGACCTTTGACGGTCAGCCGCTTTATCTGGATGGCCGTGACAGCATTGCAGACGACGAGCGCGAGGCGCGCCGCATCCAGTACTGGCAGCCGTATCACGACCAATTGCGCACCGAGATCGATCGGCTGCGCGCACAGCACGGCAAGGTCTTGCTGTGGGAGGGGCATTCCATCGCCAGCGTGATCCCACGCCTGTTTGACGGCAAGCTGCCCGATCTGAATATCGGCACGGCGGCGGGCGCCAGCGCCGCGCCCGGAATTCAGGAGATTATCGAGCGTCAACTGGCCACGCAGACGGACTACAGTTGGGCAGTCAACGGCCGCTTCAAGGGGGCTACATCACTCGCCACTACGGAAATCCCGCTGGCAACGTGCATGCGGTGCAGCTGGAAATGTGCCAATCCACCTACATGGAGGAGCACTATCCCTATGCCTGGGCCGAGGATGCGGCAGCCCGCGTGGGCGCGCTGGTAG
- a CDS encoding nitroreductase family protein: MTVDTALMRAALQAPAVSTVVADPASVQAAIASRFCCREFLGTPVARATIERILRLASWAPSGSNIQPWKVYVVQGASRDALSRKVCEANDALAADPALASQYREEYQYYPDPWVSPYLERRRACGLGLYGVLNIAKGDRLRMHAQMQCNYEFFGAPVGIFFTNESLMAEGALVDTAMFVQNVMIAARAEGLHTCIQAAWNPFASIVLPHLGAQKERLVCALALGYADEQAPVNTFRPDRVDPAAYTSWLDLAPSARACRTLVSDTYDGHAETSLSFSLIERQRRRDSF, translated from the coding sequence ATGACCGTTGACACCGCACTTATGCGCGCTGCCTTGCAGGCGCCAGCCGTAAGCACTGTCGTGGCCGATCCGGCCAGTGTGCAAGCCGCGATAGCAAGCCGTTTCTGTTGCCGTGAATTTCTCGGCACGCCCGTGGCGCGCGCGACCATCGAGCGCATTCTGCGCCTGGCCAGTTGGGCTCCATCGGGGTCAAATATCCAGCCGTGGAAGGTCTATGTCGTGCAGGGGGCCAGCCGCGATGCGCTGTCGCGCAAGGTGTGCGAGGCCAACGATGCGCTGGCGGCCGATCCGGCGCTGGCCAGCCAGTACCGCGAGGAGTATCAGTATTACCCCGATCCCTGGGTGTCGCCATACCTGGAGCGTCGGCGCGCCTGCGGACTCGGGTTGTATGGTGTGCTGAATATCGCCAAAGGCGACAGGCTGCGCATGCATGCGCAGATGCAGTGCAACTACGAATTCTTCGGCGCGCCCGTGGGCATATTCTTTACCAACGAGAGTCTGATGGCGGAAGGGGCGCTGGTCGATACCGCGATGTTCGTGCAGAACGTCATGATCGCCGCGCGCGCCGAAGGCTTGCACACCTGCATTCAGGCAGCATGGAACCCTTTCGCCTCTATTGTCCTGCCGCATCTGGGCGCGCAGAAGGAGCGGCTGGTGTGCGCGCTGGCCTTGGGCTATGCCGACGAGCAGGCGCCGGTCAACACCTTCCGACCCGACCGCGTGGATCCGGCGGCCTATACGTCGTGGCTGGATTTAGCCCCGTCCGCTAGGGCTTGCCGGACCTTGGTTTCCGACACGTATGACGGTCATGCCGAAACCTCGTTGTCTTTCTCACTTATTGAGAGACAACGTCGCCGCGACTCGTTTTAG
- a CDS encoding tripartite tricarboxylate transporter receptor family protein, whose product MYMPTRRGFIAAGTLMALTRPLRAAAKPVTLIVPYAAGGPNDNFARLLAEGMGARTGRPFIVENKPGANGIIGASQVARAAPDGSTLLMGGSGPISLNILLRPGLQYGFESFDSVAMLFDGPLTISVPPQLGVSSLPDLVAYARRQGRALTYGSLGPGSVTDLYGLILSKALDIPLTAVPYKSTPTSLIDLIMGRNDLSFMTPIALADHQKAGAVKILTLTTDRRDPALPDVPCVTELGYPQLKASYWTALHAPRGTPAALIHAYAEAAVNTVQTASFRQMLLTNGQTEKAGGPSALQAQLQADRQYWGKVIKDNHIVLD is encoded by the coding sequence ATGTATATGCCCACGCGCCGCGGTTTCATCGCGGCAGGCACCCTCATGGCGCTCACCCGGCCCTTGCGCGCGGCCGCCAAGCCCGTCACGCTGATCGTTCCCTATGCCGCAGGCGGCCCCAACGACAATTTTGCACGGCTGCTGGCCGAGGGCATGGGAGCCCGCACCGGACGCCCATTCATTGTCGAGAACAAACCTGGCGCCAACGGCATCATCGGCGCCAGCCAGGTCGCGCGCGCCGCTCCTGATGGATCCACCCTGCTGATGGGCGGCTCCGGACCTATCTCGCTGAACATCCTGTTGCGTCCTGGCCTGCAGTATGGATTCGAGAGTTTCGACTCCGTCGCCATGCTGTTTGATGGCCCGCTGACGATCAGCGTGCCGCCGCAATTGGGAGTCAGTTCGCTGCCTGATCTCGTGGCCTATGCCAGGCGGCAAGGGCGGGCGCTGACGTATGGATCGCTCGGGCCGGGCAGCGTCACGGACCTCTATGGGCTGATCCTGTCAAAGGCGCTGGACATCCCGCTGACAGCCGTTCCGTACAAAAGCACTCCCACCAGCCTGATCGACTTGATCATGGGCCGCAACGACCTGTCGTTCATGACGCCGATTGCCTTGGCCGATCATCAAAAGGCCGGAGCGGTGAAGATTCTCACCCTCACCACGGACCGCCGTGATCCGGCGCTGCCAGACGTGCCGTGCGTCACCGAGTTGGGGTATCCCCAGCTCAAAGCCAGCTACTGGACAGCGCTGCATGCCCCCAGAGGCACCCCTGCGGCGTTAATTCACGCCTACGCCGAAGCCGCCGTCAACACCGTGCAGACCGCGTCCTTCCGGCAAATGCTGCTGACCAACGGCCAAACAGAAAAG